From Metasolibacillus fluoroglycofenilyticus, one genomic window encodes:
- a CDS encoding ATP-binding response regulator produces the protein MLTRNRKYKRVLQITIIFSLFIVLLFSLRFSWLHYFSFSNEAEINKGVLDFEQIQNTREFKMHLDGEWVLFPNILLISKDAMQSGTSLYSHLPETWDPYLEQKPGHVPYGSYYLKIINVPDLPIIYSLTIPASLSPYTLYVNEKYTGSHGKHTLNPKKPSEDPRPATFHFQLQPGDNEIIISGFHMNQHLPGGLTTSLIFGDSYSIDQIKWYSIIAQIIVCAFIVFYALSAILLLILGVKRSAIGYFLLLITSLFMTIILSSDKLLLSYVKIDWVSSAKILQFSYAMMLLWLILFFNELTKKYIKTKILNIFAFICFVYLLLIATMPIDFIYYMEFIFYMLFVITAILLTVFIYKIALLQRKGYIMLLLIAAALINHSVFLILNHFVTTSYTYYPFDLLIVVTAFLAFWFISYFYKSSKSEQLASNLQQEMYRKDDFLANTSNELRTPLQHMLSIAQSLLAQKEQHDLRLLVTIGQHMSFMLDGLLDLIHLKEQTIKLEITPVNINQIVTSVCDMFQLAIKDKPLKLLIDLPADLPPVLADENRLIQVFINLIHNAIKFTDEGSITIHAKVLGNQLYISVIDTGIGIEKSKQSLIFEPYEQVEANITSHAHIGLGLGLSISKEIIELHGGSLDVTSTFGIGSTFTFSLPIAKGLTLGQSESSLEQSNNLSKYIFLQNDLTEIVQELAVSASEHVATANPAHILLVDADPLSLQVLLKALTTEFYQIETAMNGIDALAKIEKHSFDLVISDTVLPQMSGYELAKQIRQRFSISELPILFLTARQQSEDIRLAFLNGANDYVKKPIEYVELKSRVDALIQVKQSSEERLRFEAAWLQAQIQPHFFFNTLNAIISLHNVDNEKMEELLLAFNDYLQMSFNFENVDLLVPIDYELRLVRSYMAIEQIRFDNRIAIVWDIPDNIAFSVPPLALQTLVENAVRHGLLSRPEGGTVTLRIIEHAEHYLVEIIDDGVGFEKKLIDPKESVGLTNTEQRLKQLFGVTLTIDSVVGKGTTISFPIPKENH, from the coding sequence ATGCTTACTAGAAATCGAAAATATAAACGAGTACTACAAATTACAATAATTTTTTCACTATTTATTGTATTACTTTTTTCTTTACGCTTTAGCTGGTTGCATTACTTTTCCTTTTCCAATGAAGCTGAGATTAACAAAGGCGTATTAGATTTCGAACAAATTCAAAACACTAGAGAGTTTAAAATGCATTTAGATGGTGAATGGGTTTTGTTCCCTAACATTTTACTTATTTCAAAAGATGCAATGCAATCTGGTACATCCCTTTATTCCCATTTGCCAGAAACATGGGATCCGTACCTTGAGCAAAAGCCAGGCCATGTGCCTTATGGTTCGTATTATTTAAAAATAATTAATGTGCCTGACTTGCCTATTATTTATAGCTTAACCATTCCAGCGAGCCTTTCACCTTACACTCTTTATGTGAACGAAAAATATACCGGTAGCCATGGAAAGCATACATTGAATCCTAAAAAACCATCTGAGGACCCTAGACCAGCTACTTTCCATTTTCAATTGCAGCCCGGCGATAATGAAATTATTATTTCTGGCTTTCATATGAATCAGCATCTACCAGGTGGATTAACAACATCACTTATTTTTGGCGATTCGTATTCTATCGATCAAATAAAATGGTATTCAATTATTGCACAAATAATCGTTTGCGCATTTATTGTTTTTTATGCCCTAAGTGCTATTTTACTATTAATTTTAGGAGTAAAGAGAAGTGCTATTGGCTATTTTTTACTTTTAATTACTTCCTTGTTTATGACTATTATTCTTTCCAGCGATAAGCTTCTTCTTTCGTATGTAAAAATCGACTGGGTATCATCAGCGAAAATATTACAGTTTTCCTATGCCATGATGTTACTTTGGCTGATATTGTTTTTTAATGAATTAACAAAAAAATACATTAAAACTAAAATATTAAACATTTTTGCTTTCATTTGCTTTGTTTATTTATTGTTGATTGCAACAATGCCAATTGATTTTATTTACTATATGGAATTTATATTTTATATGCTTTTCGTTATCACAGCAATTTTGCTAACAGTTTTTATTTATAAAATTGCTTTACTTCAGCGCAAAGGCTATATAATGTTGCTTTTAATAGCTGCGGCACTCATTAATCATAGTGTATTTTTAATCCTGAATCATTTTGTAACGACATCTTATACTTATTATCCATTTGATTTACTAATTGTTGTAACAGCTTTCTTAGCCTTTTGGTTTATTAGCTATTTTTATAAATCATCTAAATCGGAGCAACTTGCTAGCAATCTCCAACAAGAGATGTATAGGAAAGATGATTTTCTTGCCAATACGTCCAATGAGCTGCGTACACCTTTACAGCATATGCTAAGTATCGCCCAATCTTTATTAGCCCAAAAAGAACAGCATGACCTAAGGCTATTAGTAACAATTGGTCAGCATATGTCCTTTATGTTGGATGGTTTACTCGATTTGATTCACCTGAAAGAACAAACAATTAAACTGGAAATTACCCCTGTTAATATTAACCAGATTGTAACGAGTGTTTGTGATATGTTCCAACTAGCCATTAAAGACAAGCCGCTAAAGCTGCTTATTGATTTACCAGCAGATTTACCGCCAGTGCTAGCAGACGAAAATCGCCTTATTCAAGTATTCATTAATTTAATTCATAACGCGATTAAATTTACCGATGAAGGCTCTATTACAATTCATGCCAAAGTGTTAGGCAATCAGCTTTATATTTCTGTTATAGATACTGGGATTGGAATTGAGAAGAGCAAGCAATCTCTAATTTTTGAACCCTACGAGCAAGTTGAGGCGAATATCACCTCACATGCTCATATTGGCTTAGGGCTCGGTCTAAGCATTAGTAAAGAAATTATTGAATTGCATGGTGGCTCTCTTGATGTGACATCAACATTTGGGATTGGCTCTACCTTTACATTTTCTCTACCAATCGCAAAAGGGTTAACGCTTGGACAAAGTGAGTCTTCACTTGAACAAAGCAATAATTTATCAAAATATATCTTTTTACAAAATGATTTAACTGAAATTGTGCAGGAGCTCGCCGTTTCAGCTAGTGAGCATGTAGCAACAGCTAACCCAGCCCATATTTTGCTTGTCGATGCAGACCCTTTGAGCTTACAAGTATTATTAAAAGCTTTAACAACTGAGTTTTACCAAATCGAAACAGCAATGAACGGGATAGATGCACTTGCTAAAATTGAAAAACATAGCTTTGATTTAGTAATTTCAGATACGGTATTGCCACAAATGTCAGGCTATGAATTGGCAAAGCAAATTCGTCAACGATTCTCTATTTCAGAGCTACCTATTTTATTTTTAACGGCGCGCCAGCAAAGTGAAGATATTCGACTTGCCTTTTTAAACGGCGCAAATGACTATGTGAAAAAACCAATTGAATATGTTGAGTTGAAATCTCGCGTCGATGCGCTTATTCAAGTAAAACAATCTAGTGAGGAGCGATTACGCTTCGAGGCTGCATGGTTACAGGCACAAATTCAGCCACATTTTTTCTTCAACACACTCAACGCAATTATTTCATTGCATAATGTCGACAATGAAAAAATGGAGGAGCTATTACTCGCCTTCAACGACTATTTACAAATGAGCTTTAATTTCGAAAATGTTGACTTGCTCGTGCCTATTGATTATGAATTAAGGCTTGTGCGCTCTTACATGGCAATTGAACAAATTCGTTTTGATAATCGAATTGCAATCGTATGGGATATTCCAGATAATATTGCATTTTCTGTCCCGCCTTTAGCGCTACAAACACTTGTCGAAAACGCGGTGCGCCATGGTCTATTAAGCCGTCCAGAAGGTGGTACAGTTACACTGCGAATTATAGAACATGCCGAACATTATCTAGTCGAAATTATCGACGATGGCGTTGGCTTTGAGAAAAAGTTAATTGACCCAAAAGAAAGTGTTGGACTTACTAATACGGAGCAACGTTTAAAGCAATTATTTGGCGTAACGCTAACCATTGATAGTGTTGTCGGAAAAGGGACAACAATTTCCTTCCCGATTCCGAAAGAAAATCATTAA
- a CDS encoding ATP-grasp domain-containing protein, translated as MEQPFLPILLGSDMNAYGMARSFFEAYGIRPLVLGRSHLTATQDSSILNFQAIDRLNEDDVFLPALEKIAQQYEGKKLLLLACGDDYAKLIIKNKPALQNYFTVPYIDEELMDQILLKENFYKMCDKYGFKYPGTTTVTVENYEHFEPPFSYPIIIKASNSVAYWACSFPGKKKVFVAHDEAEQKAILKAIYQSSYQDTLIIQEFIPGDDSYMRVLNAYVGKDGKVKLMCLGNPILEEHSPEGIGSYAAIITTYDKELMDQVRFFLEDIGYTGFANFDMKYDTRDGQYKLFEINLRNGRSSYYVTAAGYNLMKYVADDYMLNIKQQLTYGDNPHLWMIIPKGVLFKYASNEKMKMEAKSLIRQGKFTNSLFYSKDMNMKRWAKLTLNSLNYYRKYKKYFNNKGLTE; from the coding sequence ATGGAACAACCATTTTTACCAATATTATTAGGATCAGATATGAACGCTTATGGTATGGCTCGTTCTTTTTTTGAGGCATACGGTATTCGCCCGCTTGTACTAGGGCGCTCACATTTAACAGCCACGCAAGATAGCAGTATTTTAAACTTCCAAGCAATTGACCGTTTAAATGAAGATGATGTATTTTTACCTGCCTTAGAAAAAATAGCACAGCAATATGAGGGGAAAAAACTGTTATTATTAGCATGTGGTGATGATTATGCAAAATTAATTATTAAAAATAAACCAGCACTACAAAACTATTTCACCGTGCCGTATATCGATGAAGAGCTAATGGATCAAATTTTATTGAAGGAAAACTTCTATAAAATGTGTGATAAATATGGCTTTAAATATCCGGGTACAACAACCGTGACAGTGGAAAACTATGAGCATTTTGAGCCCCCTTTTAGCTACCCAATTATTATTAAAGCCTCGAACTCGGTAGCTTATTGGGCCTGCTCATTCCCAGGAAAAAAGAAAGTATTCGTAGCGCATGATGAGGCTGAGCAAAAGGCTATTTTAAAGGCAATTTATCAATCGAGCTATCAGGATACATTAATTATTCAGGAGTTTATTCCCGGCGATGATTCGTATATGCGTGTACTTAATGCGTATGTAGGGAAGGATGGAAAAGTGAAGCTAATGTGCTTAGGCAACCCAATTTTAGAGGAGCATTCACCCGAAGGTATTGGGAGCTATGCAGCGATTATTACGACGTATGATAAGGAGTTAATGGACCAAGTACGCTTCTTTTTAGAGGATATTGGCTACACAGGCTTTGCTAACTTTGATATGAAATACGATACGCGCGATGGACAGTATAAGCTATTTGAAATCAATTTACGTAACGGTCGCTCTAGCTATTATGTAACAGCGGCTGGCTATAATTTAATGAAATATGTCGCGGATGATTATATGTTAAATATTAAGCAGCAGTTAACATATGGCGACAACCCTCACTTATGGATGATTATTCCGAAAGGCGTATTGTTCAAATATGCTTCCAATGAAAAAATGAAAATGGAAGCGAAAAGCTTAATTCGTCAAGGGAAATTTACTAACTCCTTATTTTATAGCAAGGATATGAATATGAAGCGTTGGGCAAAGCTTACACTCAACAGCTTAAATTACTATCGAAAATATAAGAAATACTTTAACAATAAAGGTTTGACTGAATAG
- a CDS encoding DEAD/DEAH box helicase: protein MSAIQLLNETLQKKWTFEQEMKIQQEMIPAMLDGKDIVAESPTGSGKTLAYVLPILNKVNGSKKQTQALIVAPSQELAMQIVNVIREWTEGSEITVQQLIGGANAARQIEKLKKKPTIVVGTPGRLNELARSGKLKLKEIETVVLDECDQLLSREYRVVVKSFIDGAAYGRQVVVVSATITEEIEIVAERLMFEPVNIKIKPEDMVKVGKIVHSFIKVDERDKTDLLRRLANISGVRALAFANNIDQVLMKQSKLSYKEAPIVALHSDMKKEERKKTLDAFRKGEARILIATDIAARGLDITGLTHVIHVDVPRTIEQYTHRSGRTGRAGADGEVLTLLSYRDEKTYKKWLRELGLKAIQKIWHKGELIEGNSKTINK, encoded by the coding sequence ATGTCGGCGATTCAATTATTGAACGAAACATTACAAAAAAAGTGGACATTTGAGCAAGAAATGAAAATTCAGCAGGAAATGATTCCAGCAATGCTAGATGGGAAAGATATCGTAGCAGAATCACCAACTGGTTCAGGAAAAACATTAGCATATGTACTTCCGATTTTAAATAAAGTAAACGGTAGCAAAAAACAGACACAGGCACTTATCGTTGCACCATCGCAAGAGCTAGCAATGCAAATTGTAAATGTCATTCGTGAGTGGACTGAAGGGTCAGAAATTACCGTCCAGCAATTAATTGGTGGAGCAAATGCAGCCCGTCAAATTGAAAAGCTGAAAAAGAAGCCGACAATTGTTGTAGGTACGCCAGGGCGCTTAAATGAGCTAGCCCGTTCCGGAAAGCTAAAATTAAAGGAAATTGAAACGGTTGTACTTGATGAGTGTGATCAGCTATTAAGCCGTGAATATCGTGTTGTTGTAAAGTCATTTATAGATGGGGCAGCATATGGGCGCCAAGTTGTTGTCGTGTCGGCGACAATTACAGAGGAAATTGAAATTGTAGCAGAACGACTAATGTTTGAGCCAGTAAATATTAAAATTAAGCCTGAAGATATGGTCAAGGTCGGTAAAATTGTTCATTCATTTATAAAGGTGGATGAGCGAGATAAAACAGATTTGCTACGTCGCTTAGCAAATATTTCGGGTGTGCGCGCATTAGCATTTGCTAATAATATTGACCAAGTGCTAATGAAGCAAAGTAAATTATCCTATAAAGAAGCACCGATAGTTGCGCTTCATTCTGATATGAAAAAGGAAGAGCGCAAGAAAACATTAGATGCATTTCGCAAAGGCGAAGCTCGCATTTTAATTGCTACAGATATTGCCGCACGAGGATTAGATATTACCGGATTAACACATGTTATACATGTAGATGTTCCCCGTACAATTGAGCAGTATACGCACCGCTCTGGTCGAACAGGGCGTGCTGGTGCAGATGGTGAAGTGTTGACATTGCTATCATATCGCGATGAAAAAACATATAAGAAATGGCTGCGTGAACTAGGACTTAAAGCGATTCAAAAGATATGGCATAAAGGTGAGCTAATCGAAGGAAACTCAAAAACAATTAACAAATAA
- a CDS encoding response regulator, whose protein sequence is MRVLLIDDEKLPISLLKKLLLENELLKIDIVGEYNDPIEAYENIKSLQPDVIFSDIEMPVLNGLELAEKIQEIQPSVEIVFITGFDRYAIDAFNIHAIDYMLKPVQKERVHRTLARLQTILSDKQMQKSNSTSLQLFGGLKVVTSDGQEQSMKWRTAKAKEIFSYILSRHEKSISRDMLLELFWSEVDIEKSIKQLYTTIYTIRKTLKQYGLDVQISSLLLDSGYQLQLGSVLVDVDEWIKQLKALPNLTKDTYEEHERVFNAYKNHFLMDCDYIWAESERERLKKMWRQHASQLSEFYIQEQMYERAIAVEKKLQLLDVDEELQYFTLMKLYDILNNAEAVEEQYTLLKQVLEEQLAIEPSKEVTSWYQQWQNKRKKKLQNRI, encoded by the coding sequence TATCGTTGGAGAATACAATGACCCAATCGAAGCATATGAAAATATTAAAAGCTTGCAGCCTGATGTTATATTTTCAGATATTGAAATGCCTGTTTTAAACGGATTGGAGCTTGCTGAAAAAATTCAAGAAATACAGCCGTCTGTGGAAATTGTATTTATTACTGGATTTGATCGTTATGCGATAGATGCATTTAATATTCATGCAATTGATTATATGTTGAAGCCTGTACAGAAGGAGCGAGTGCATAGAACGCTGGCGAGACTTCAAACAATCCTTAGTGATAAGCAGATGCAGAAGAGCAATAGTACTTCTCTTCAACTTTTTGGAGGGCTTAAGGTTGTAACCTCGGACGGTCAAGAGCAATCAATGAAGTGGCGTACAGCAAAGGCAAAGGAAATTTTTTCTTATATATTATCTCGACATGAAAAATCTATATCAAGGGATATGCTACTCGAATTGTTTTGGTCTGAGGTAGATATAGAGAAATCGATAAAGCAGCTCTATACAACGATTTATACTATTAGGAAAACATTAAAGCAATACGGTTTGGATGTGCAAATATCTAGTTTATTGCTTGATTCAGGTTATCAATTGCAGCTTGGTAGTGTACTTGTTGATGTAGATGAATGGATAAAGCAGTTGAAAGCACTTCCGAATTTGACAAAGGATACATACGAGGAGCACGAGCGTGTATTTAATGCGTATAAAAATCATTTTTTAATGGATTGTGATTATATTTGGGCTGAAAGTGAGCGAGAGCGTTTGAAGAAAATGTGGCGTCAGCATGCCTCACAGCTTAGTGAATTTTATATACAGGAGCAAATGTATGAACGAGCAATTGCAGTTGAAAAAAAACTGCAATTACTTGATGTAGATGAGGAGTTACAGTACTTCACGTTAATGAAGCTATATGACATATTAAATAACGCTGAGGCAGTCGAAGAGCAATATACATTATTAAAGCAAGTATTAGAGGAGCAATTAGCAATAGAGCCAAGCAAGGAAGTAACGAGCTGGTATCAGCAATGGCAAAATAAACGAAAAAAGAAGTTACAAAATCGAATATAA
- a CDS encoding response regulator, with amino-acid sequence MRVILVDDEILPIQRLKKLLINCEIQPIEIVGEFTNPLEVLENINELKPDIIFADIEMPVLNGLELAEKIQEIQPDVEVVFITGYDRYAIDAFNVHAIDYMLKPVRKERLHKTMTRLQSIYSNKLITKNNSTLLQLFGGLKVVLADGQVQAMKWRTAKAKEVFAYMVSNHEKTILRDALLEMFWEGVDVNKAVNHLYTTISTIRQTLKKYNLHDISISSPLFDSGYQLQLGNVLVDVHEWRKQLKALPALSNATYEKHEEAVNAYKEHFLNDCDYIWAESEREHLKRLWLQRALELSEFYIKEQKFERAIAIEKKLQKLNIEEESHYFTLMKLYDAIGNKSAVEEQYVLLEKMLKEQLAIEPDVEIISWFQQWKNKQYELKN; translated from the coding sequence TTGAGGGTAATACTTGTAGATGATGAAATTTTACCAATACAACGTTTAAAGAAACTATTAATCAATTGCGAAATACAGCCGATTGAGATTGTCGGTGAATTTACAAATCCATTAGAGGTTTTGGAAAATATAAATGAACTGAAGCCTGATATTATCTTTGCAGATATTGAAATGCCTGTTTTAAACGGCTTAGAGCTTGCCGAGAAAATTCAAGAAATTCAACCGGATGTGGAAGTTGTTTTTATTACGGGATATGATCGTTATGCAATTGATGCGTTTAATGTACATGCGATTGACTATATGCTAAAGCCTGTACGAAAAGAGCGATTGCATAAGACGATGACTAGATTGCAATCAATCTATAGCAATAAGCTAATAACTAAAAACAATAGCACCTTACTTCAACTTTTTGGTGGACTTAAAGTTGTTCTAGCAGACGGGCAAGTGCAGGCAATGAAGTGGCGCACAGCGAAGGCAAAGGAAGTTTTTGCTTATATGGTATCTAATCATGAAAAAACAATTTTGAGAGATGCATTACTAGAAATGTTTTGGGAAGGTGTGGACGTCAATAAGGCTGTAAATCACCTATACACAACAATTTCTACCATTCGCCAAACATTAAAAAAATATAATTTGCATGATATTTCAATCTCTAGCCCATTATTTGATTCAGGCTATCAGCTGCAATTAGGAAATGTCCTTGTGGATGTTCATGAATGGAGAAAGCAGCTTAAAGCATTACCAGCTCTTTCAAATGCTACATATGAAAAGCATGAGGAGGCTGTAAATGCTTATAAGGAGCACTTTTTAAATGATTGTGATTATATTTGGGCAGAAAGTGAGCGAGAGCATTTAAAACGATTGTGGCTCCAACGTGCACTAGAGTTGAGTGAATTTTATATAAAAGAACAAAAATTTGAACGTGCAATTGCAATTGAAAAGAAGCTACAAAAGCTAAATATAGAGGAGGAATCGCATTATTTCACATTGATGAAGCTCTATGATGCAATTGGGAATAAGAGTGCGGTTGAGGAGCAGTATGTATTGTTAGAGAAAATGCTCAAAGAACAGCTCGCGATAGAGCCCGATGTAGAGATAATAAGCTGGTTTCAGCAATGGAAAAATAAACAATATGAGCTAAAAAACTAG
- a CDS encoding aspartate/glutamate racemase family protein — translation MKKTLGIIGGVGPLATMFIGEMIVRRTLANKDQEHIHTIIDNDTTIPDRTAYILDRTKENPVPYLQRDAQKLAAYGADIICIPCNTAHTFYDDMQEACPVPILHMIRETAKRASKHRAMRVGVLATDGTLAAGVYQQALQEVDIEPVLLKKAMQQQLMTVIYDYVKAGKDVSRELWQPIEEELWQEQCDFIVLGCTELSIVNKELRLGAGYIDSLLVLAEAAIIACGYEVVD, via the coding sequence ATGAAAAAAACACTAGGTATTATTGGCGGTGTAGGTCCGCTTGCAACAATGTTTATCGGCGAAATGATTGTGCGCCGAACGCTAGCAAATAAAGACCAAGAGCATATACACACAATCATCGATAATGACACAACAATTCCTGATCGCACGGCTTATATTTTAGATAGAACAAAAGAAAACCCTGTACCATACTTGCAGCGAGATGCACAAAAGCTTGCTGCATATGGTGCTGATATTATTTGTATCCCATGCAATACGGCGCATACTTTTTATGACGATATGCAGGAAGCTTGTCCTGTGCCGATTTTGCATATGATTCGAGAGACGGCTAAACGTGCAAGTAAGCATAGGGCAATGAGAGTAGGGGTTTTAGCGACAGATGGCACTTTAGCGGCAGGCGTATATCAACAAGCATTGCAAGAGGTAGATATTGAGCCAGTTTTGCTAAAAAAGGCAATGCAGCAACAGTTAATGACTGTTATTTATGATTATGTGAAAGCAGGCAAAGATGTGAGTAGGGAATTGTGGCAACCAATTGAAGAGGAATTGTGGCAGGAGCAATGCGATTTTATTGTGTTAGGCTGTACGGAGCTATCAATCGTTAATAAGGAGCTGCGTTTAGGGGCAGGCTATATTGACTCACTACTCGTTCTTGCAGAAGCAGCGATTATTGCATGTGGCTATGAAGTAGTGGATTAG